TAAACTATATTAACCTATTTTCAACGACATTCTTGTCCTAAACTATCACTAGCTAGAGAAAAATATGAAATTTGCGACAACTTTTTTCTTCACTATTCTGTCTTTATCATCAATTACTGCTATATCCTCAACAAAGACATATGCTGTGACTCCCAATACTCAGGTAATTGTTCAAGAAAGAAGAGCACCAGTTACCTACATGACTCGAAGGAATTCCAATCAAATTGCCATCCGAATTAAGGAAGGAGAGTTTAAATTTCAGGGTATTCTTAAGAGAACAAAAGGCAATATGTATATTGCCGAAGATAGACAAGTTCGTGTGATGTATGATCTGAGAACTAAGCGCGTAGTTGTAATTAATAAGAAAACTGGCACCGAGTATTATAACTATATATTTTCTATGAAAAATGAAGGAGCATTATAGTTTACTTTGCTGGTCTTATTACACATCTTTCTCTGCGGTTTATATTCTATTTGTTAGCCTATGACTAAATAGAAGATGAACGATAAGTTGCATTTACTTTCAAATTACTATTAACTATCTGCATAAAAATTATGAAACTTCAGACAACATTGATTGCCACATTTTTTTCCTTCACCTCAATTTATACTGCCTTGCCAGCAAAAGCAGACACCGTAAAGGCTCGCTGTGATGTCTACCCGAAAGGGCAAGATAGGGCATCTTTTTCAGGGCTTTGTAACTTCTCTCAACGCCAAGGTTTTGTCAGTATCCAACTAATAAAAAATGGCAAGCGCTATGAGCTTAAACCTGCGGGAAAAAAACCTGGTAACTATGTGGATCTGAATGGGAAAGCAGCCTATAGACAATCAGGCTTAGGCAAAAAAGGTCAAATTTATCGACTTGCAAACGAGTCCATTTTTGTTTATTGGGATACTGCTCCTTATAAATAGGGTTTGCTGAATAGTCATAGGGGAAGTAGAAAATCGTTTTAAAGAACAACAACTATAACTTTTTAGTGATAGAACAAGTACCCACAATTTTGTAGGAAATCAGTTACTTTATAAATACCCTCTTAGATTCCAGGTACTGCAATACTCCACAAGTAAGTAGAACGGCTTAAATAATTCACGCTATGTCATTGCGAATGAAACGAAGTGGAATGAAGCAATCGCAACGGTTTTGACGATTTTACAATCTGTTACATAGTTAGGTTTATTCTCACCGACTTACTTACATATGTGGAAACTGTCAATACAATAAATAGTTAGCCTACCGTTAGTTTGCAATATGTGACAGTTTTTTTTAAAGCAGGCGCACGTCAGCTGCTATTCTTCATGTGAAGATTAAACTTTTCTATGGTTGTTTCTAGAGGTAGGTTGATTCTGGAGTATTTATTTGATGAAGAGTGTGTGTTTAGGGCTTCGCTACGGAATCATTTTGAGAATACTAAGTATATTCAATTGAGTTCATTGGACAAGCAGGCGTTGTCCAAAGCCAGCCGTCTAATGCTAGCTAGAATCCAGTGATCTCCAGCATCTTATGAAGAATTACTTTTTGAATCCCGATCAAAGAAAATCCCTCATGAACAGACGGCTAACTCAGTTTTGCCAATCCACCCTCCTCACCGTTGCTGTTTCTGCTACAAGCAGTTGTGTTGTCAATCAAGTGACTCCCGATCGTGCCAAGTTTGGTGCAGCATGGGAAACCGTTGACTGCAAAACCTTTGACATGCCTGATTCCGTTGCTGCAAAGTCGGATTGTGGTTACGTCACCGTTCCCGAACAGCACGGACAACCCCAGGGGCGCACCATCCAACTTGCTGTCGTGCGAACCCGTAGCACCAGCAAAGCCCCTGCTGCCGATCCTCTGTTTGTCGAACAGGGTGGGCCTGGTGACTCAACCATCGGCATTATTGCTGATTGGGCTTTGCCGACGTTTCCCGAACTACAAGCTTTGTTAAAGAGCCGTGATTTGATCTTCGTAGAGGAGCGGGGGACACGGTATTCCAAGCCTTTCCTGTCCTGCCCAGAGCTTGATGCTCACAATATTGCTGTGGCTAAAGGGGAGAAAGCATACACCGATCCAGGTTGGTTCAAGGCATGTAACGATCGCTTCAAGGCTCAAGGGATTAACCCCAACGCCTTCAATACCCGCGAAAATGCTGCTGATGTTTACTTTGTGGCACAGACGTTAGGCTACAAGCAATTTAACTACTATGGCGTTTCCTACGGCACGCTGCTGGGGCAGTATGTCATCTCTCAAGCGGACAAGCACAAGGCGAAACTCCGCAGCGTGATCCTGGATGGCGTGGTCAGACCGGATATTGATTTTAATCTGGCATCGGGTCACACAATTAGCTATGCCCTGCGAAATCTGTTTCACGCCTGCGCCAAAAATCAACAATGCAACTCAGCCTATCCCAATCTGGAACAGAAATTTCTGGCGATTGTTGATCAACTCAACAAGAAACCCATTCCCCTGACCCTGACCATTCCCTCCAGCAAAAAAACATTCGTTACCCAACTCGATGGCAATGCCTTTATCACTGGCATCGAAACTTATTTAGCCCGACCCTATTCTGGTAACACAGCCCGTGGCACTTCTATACCCAAGTTCATCCAGGCAGCGAGCAAGGGCAACTTTGGTTGGATTGCAGAAAAACTTTCAGAGAATCTGGAAAGTAGTAATGACAGCGCCAAAGGAATGTATCACACCGTCCTCTGTGCCCGGGCGAAATCGGTGCAAGTCAAGCCCGACCAGGTGCTGCCGCCGCCCTATCCGCAACTCATCCCCTTGGGCATCCGCGAAGCCGAAGCTGTGACGAAGGTCTGTGACGTTCTCCAGTCCGAGCTGAAACCGCCTTTTGTCTACGAAAATCCGGAGATTCCCACCCTGGTGTTGAACGGCACTTACGACCCAGTCACGCCCCAGCCCTACGGAGAAGCCGTGGCCAGGAACTTAAAAACCGCCTATGTTTACACCTTTCCCGGTGTCGGGCATGGGGCATTATTTGCGCCGCGGGGTATGCCTGCGGAAGCCTGTGTGACTCAAATTGCCGCCGACTTTCTGGGTAACCCGCAACAAACGCCCGATAGCCGCTGTCTCACCCAAATCAAGCCTGCGTTTGTCGTTGAGTGAATGAATTGGGTATCCTTAAGATTTTCTTTACGAATCAGCTCTTAATAACTAGACTTGTTCTTAAATTTGTAAGCATTTAGTGACAAAGCTTTGAGCAAAGTCGATTACACTCCCAGGGAATCGTTATGCGATCGCGTTTATTTCCAGCGAGATTTGCAGTAGTTGTCAATTTCTTCGTCGTTGATTAATTTGCTGGTTAAATTTCCACTGCGTACAAATAAACAGCGTTGCTTTTTCTCTCCTTTGGTTTTGATTTCCACAAATACGGGACGAGGTGAGGGTTTGACGGTGATGCGACATACATCTTTGCGTTCGACTTCATGGAAGGTGACATCAATTAATGTTGCTAAATCTTTTCCTAGTTTCGGTAGGAGTAAATCGTTGATGAGGAATAGTTGATATGCATCCCGTTTATTGGGTTTGCTGAAGGTTTGATAGTCTACATCGAGTCCGATAATTTGTTTGTCGTCGGTAACTCCAATGAGTAATGTTCCACCTTGTTCGGTATTCAGGAAGGATGCGACGGTTTTGAGGATGACTTGCTCCATATCGGGGTTTTTTTGGTTTTTATCCACATCCCAGCGAGCGGTTGATTTGAATTCTAAGGTGGAGCTTTCGTCTTGGGTGGTGATTAGTTCGATGATGTCTGCGTCTCCCGTCATGGGTGCAAATTCTCGGTATGCAGCAAGTGCGTCTTGCTTGACTTGTTCGGGGACGATGGGGAAGGTGGTGAGGATATATGCAAATTCATCTTCGGTTAAACCGTAGAGATGAGCGATGATTCCGTCGAGTTCTGCGCGGAGTTTTGCACGTTCGGTTTCGTCGGTAACTCCGTTGGTGTGGGATTCGAGTCCGACAGATGCAGCGAGTTCGTCGAATTCTGGGGTGGTACAGATGAGTTTAGCAGCGCGATCGCATATTTCGCTGAAGTATTTGTCTCCTTCTGTTAGTCGCGGAATTGGCATTTGATATATATAAAATATGGTTAAATTTTGACTAACTCTCTGCCTAATGCCAAAATCAAAAATAAAAGAATTTAAACAAGCTGTAACAAATAATATTTCAGATGAATTAATTAGTAAGTTTCCATCATTACCTTTCTCATGAATAACACTGGCATTCATAGAATGACCAAAAAACGCATTTGGAGGTAACACAGATGCTATTAAAGACCTTTCATTTGTACTTGCAGCAACGGAACGATAAGCCAAACGATAATATTGATAATCTAGCTTCTGACCTTCATCTTTCCCATTTCTTCCTAATACAGCTTTCCTACCTTCTTTTTCATCTACCCAATATTTAGGTTCAGCGAATTTATGGGTAAATTGATGAATCATTTTCCCTTCATAAAGAGGTAATCTTCCTTGAAACTTTGACTTAAATAAATCTTTATCATCAGTCATGTGAAATTCACGACTTAAACAAAGGTTCCATTTGTCTTCTAACTTTTCTCCCAATAATGGAAACTTAGTCATTTTTTCCGAAATATGAAAGTCTATTTCATTTTTAAATTCTACTATTGAAAGCGAATCTGGTGATAAACGACGCACAATTTCAAGGTTTATTGAAATACTTTCATTGCTCGGAAACCGTTGTAATTCCTGAACATCATGACGCATAAAAGCAGCAGGAAATTTTTCAGTAATACCGCCTTTCTCAAAAGTCAATATAATAAATTTAGAGCGACTATCAACTCCCTCAAAAATATGTTTCCGATTCTCAAAACAGAATAATCCACTAATTTGAGTACTAGTAAACAACATTTCGCGCAGTTGTTTTGCTCCTAAGTCATTATAGAGGCTACTAGGAATCACAATTCCACATTCTCCACCAGTTTTTAATAAATTAAAGCATTGTTCCAAAAATAATTTATAAAGGTTGATATCTGTCGTTTTAGACTTCTTGCCATTAACTATAGAAATTTGATTTTGATATTGGCTTGATGAGCGATAAAAAAGATTGACATGAGGAAATGAACTTTTATAATCTAGCCATGCATTGGCTATTTCTCTATCTTGTAATAAGTCTTCTTTTGTATCTTCAAAGGTATGTATATCCATTTTTTTCTTCGTTACCAATTCACTATATCTTGCGAAGAACTCTTTTCCATTTGGCTTAAAAGCTTCCCAAGGTGGATTGGTAATAATAGCGTCAAAACCACCCCTTCCCAGAATCTTGTCGAAATGATAACCCCAATGAAAAGGCTTCAAAGCAGCAATATC
The Calothrix sp. 336/3 DNA segment above includes these coding regions:
- a CDS encoding alpha/beta fold hydrolase — translated: MNRRLTQFCQSTLLTVAVSATSSCVVNQVTPDRAKFGAAWETVDCKTFDMPDSVAAKSDCGYVTVPEQHGQPQGRTIQLAVVRTRSTSKAPAADPLFVEQGGPGDSTIGIIADWALPTFPELQALLKSRDLIFVEERGTRYSKPFLSCPELDAHNIAVAKGEKAYTDPGWFKACNDRFKAQGINPNAFNTRENAADVYFVAQTLGYKQFNYYGVSYGTLLGQYVISQADKHKAKLRSVILDGVVRPDIDFNLASGHTISYALRNLFHACAKNQQCNSAYPNLEQKFLAIVDQLNKKPIPLTLTIPSSKKTFVTQLDGNAFITGIETYLARPYSGNTARGTSIPKFIQAASKGNFGWIAEKLSENLESSNDSAKGMYHTVLCARAKSVQVKPDQVLPPPYPQLIPLGIREAEAVTKVCDVLQSELKPPFVYENPEIPTLVLNGTYDPVTPQPYGEAVARNLKTAYVYTFPGVGHGALFAPRGMPAEACVTQIAADFLGNPQQTPDSRCLTQIKPAFVVE
- a CDS encoding Eco57I restriction-modification methylase domain-containing protein yields the protein MALNFQRTRDLLRDFKFEDLFIEELGWSQSTRRKSIPLEVEEKTYEYKCIAEVSGVAVFEVIGTDGIIPGVKIRAAIHQEIAKLKAENLLIFIDETRTRSLWYWVKRDGNKTFIRDHVYVKGQPGDLFLSKLASLVIDITEYEDDSLSVVQIAQRLQKAFDVERVTKQFYKDFQEEHKRFLGYVKGINHESDRRWYTSIILNRLMFVYFLQRKGFIDKSPNKPNGDLEYLQNKLKESQQRGENLFYGEFLQVLFFETFAKPEHDRDESVKPLVGNVKYLNGGLFLRHRIEQEYNITIADEAFEQVLELFARYTWNLDDTPEGKDDEINPDVLGYIFEKYINQKAFGAYYTRPQITEYLCDRTIHKLIVDRVNETISDKFNQFEDINQLLLSKEQSIYRLLFTEILPKLSILDPACGSGAFLIAAMKTLIQVYGAAIGSIKLIGDARTRDELQELENVHKSIAYYIKKRIVTDNLYGVDIMEEATEIAKLRLFLALVASAHDVDELEPLPNIDFNIMAGNSLIGLIGVNADNFDKVKLTKKAKARGYKQDNPDLQLSLFQSSSYHTYQGILEEKNKSIAMYKEHAFIHGKQQFMSLDEGTHQDQRLLNLRASIDNLNKKSQEKLNVLLLEEFSQKLKIKYEQVQLTGKAVKRDLTLDDIAALKPFHWGYHFDKILGRGGFDAIITNPPWEAFKPNGKEFFARYSELVTKKKMDIHTFEDTKEDLLQDREIANAWLDYKSSFPHVNLFYRSSSQYQNQISIVNGKKSKTTDINLYKLFLEQCFNLLKTGGECGIVIPSSLYNDLGAKQLREMLFTSTQISGLFCFENRKHIFEGVDSRSKFIILTFEKGGITEKFPAAFMRHDVQELQRFPSNESISINLEIVRRLSPDSLSIVEFKNEIDFHISEKMTKFPLLGEKLEDKWNLCLSREFHMTDDKDLFKSKFQGRLPLYEGKMIHQFTHKFAEPKYWVDEKEGRKAVLGRNGKDEGQKLDYQYYRLAYRSVAASTNERSLIASVLPPNAFFGHSMNASVIHEKGNDGNLLINSSEILFVTACLNSFIFDFGIRQRVSQNLTIFYIYQMPIPRLTEGDKYFSEICDRAAKLICTTPEFDELAASVGLESHTNGVTDETERAKLRAELDGIIAHLYGLTEDEFAYILTTFPIVPEQVKQDALAAYREFAPMTGDADIIELITTQDESSTLEFKSTARWDVDKNQKNPDMEQVILKTVASFLNTEQGGTLLIGVTDDKQIIGLDVDYQTFSKPNKRDAYQLFLINDLLLPKLGKDLATLIDVTFHEVERKDVCRITVKPSPRPVFVEIKTKGEKKQRCLFVRSGNLTSKLINDEEIDNYCKSRWK